CCACCTCCAAAGTTAAATTTGCTAACATAAGCTCTGGAATTGATTTGTCTGCCACCCAGGTCGATCAATTCATTGCCATCTGATATGGTCTCCCAAACGGTCTTGTCTGGATCCAAATTATCATGCTCCTGATCTACATATGCGATTTTAACTGTTGGACCAATATCAAAAGTTCCCGTATCGGGCGTCTCTTTTCCTGTGATCATGTTGAAAAGGGTAGTTTTACCTGCACCGTTAGGGCCTACGATCCCCACGATTCCTCCTTGTGGTAGGGAGAAATTTAAGTTTTCATAAAGCAGCTTGTCACCAAATGATTTTGATACGTTTTCCGCCTCGATCACTTTAGATCCTAACCTTTCTCCAGCAGGGATGTAGAGCTCTAGTTTGGCTTCTCTCTCTGCCGCATCCTGACCTGCGAGTTTGTCATAAGCACTCAAGCGAGCCTTGGCTTTAGCCTGACGACCTTTTGGAGCCATTCGTACCCACTCAAGTTCTCGCTGAAGGGTTTTTTGTCTTTTAGACTCTGTCTTTTCTTCTTGCTCCAGACGTTTTTGCTTTTGCTCCAGCCACGAAGAGTAATTTCCTTTCCAGGGAATACCTTCTCCACGATCCAATTCTAGAATCCAGCCTGCTACATTGTCCAGGAAGTAACGGTCGTGAGTTACAGCTATGACAGTTCCTTTGTACTGATTCAAATGTTGCTCCAGCCAGTGGACAGACTCCGCATCGAGGTGGTTGGTAGGCTCATCCAGTAGCAATACATCTGGTTCTTGCAGCAAAAGTCTACAAAGAGCTACCCGGCGTTTCTCTCCCCCAGATAGGTTCTCAATTTTTGCGTCTGCTGGAGGTGTTCTTAGCGCGTCCATGGCTCTTTCCAATCGGCTGTCCAGCTCCCATGCATTGAGGTTATCCAGTTGCTCTTGTACTTTGGCTTGATCCGCCATCAGTTTGTCCATGGCATCTGGGTCGTCCAAAACGGCCGGATCTGCAAATTTCAAGTTGATTTCTTCAAATTGTGCCAATAGATCCATGGTTTCCTGAACTCCTTCTTGCACACATTCCAGGACACTTTTATTAGGATCCAGTTTAGGCTCTTGTTCTAGAAGACCAATGGTATAACCTTCAGAGAAGACCACTTCGCCTCTATATTCTTTGTCTACTCCCGCAATGATTCTAAGTAAGGAGGATTTACCAGAACCATTGAGGCCGAGGACCCCGATTTTGGCACCATAGAAAAAAGATAGGTAGATGTTTTTTAATACTTGTTTTTGGGGAGGGTAGATTTTACTGACTCCCGCCATTGAAAAAATTACTTTTTCGTCACTCATTGCGTCAGTTTTTTCGACAAATATGTAGAAAATAATTCGGTCTTTGCCTTGAATGGCTAAATTTGCAGCCGATTTTAATTAACTGAAATAGAGCATTGGATATACCTTTTGGACATATAGAAGACGGTAAGCTTTTTCGTAATGCAGTGGGCGATTTTGAGGAGATAGAATTGAAAATGCTCGAAGGAAATTCTACGGATGATTCCGTAGCTCATTACAAAGAGAGGTTTGACAAACTGGAATCAAAGTTTCAGGTAGTAGAAAAGAAAATTAACAATTCTGGTAACAAGGGATCGTTTTTGTCCAGTCTATTGAATATCCAGAGCCAGTTAGGGGCACACGAAGGTTTGGGTGATTATCAAGGGTTGAATGATAGGATTCAGCAATATGTGAATATGCTGGAGGATTATGTCGCTAAAAACCGTCAGAAGAACACTGATATCAAAACTGCTTTGTTGTTGGAATTGGAAGCCATCTTAGCTAACAACGATATCGAGGAGGCTTTTGAGCAGATCAAAGACCTAAAGGCTAGATGGATCAAGACGGGGAGTCCAAATGAAGAGGTAAAAGAAGAATTAGAGTCTAAATTCAAAGAAGGAGTAGACGGTTTCTTTGCCAAGCGAAATGCCTTCGATGATGATAAAAAGGAGTTGATTGATGCGCGAATTGCTGAATATCAAACCATTATAGATAAGATTAAGGCAATCATTAAATCTAAGAAATTGTCTCAATCTTTTGATGAGGTGAAAGCTTTGCAGGCCGAATGGAAGGAGATTGGCAGAATTCCGGAAGAAACATTCAAGAAATTGAATGAAGAATACTGGCAACAGTGTAAGTCGTACTATGACCAACGTAAAAAGGGTCAAAAAGAAGCCTCAAAGAATAGAGATAAATCAAGGAAGGAGAGTCTGGCTCAGCGCAAGGAGGTTCTCGCTAAACTTGAGTCTCTGAAGGAGGAGAGTCTATTATCAGAGAAAGCTCCAAAAGTGAAGAGTATACAAGCTGAATGGAAGAAATGTGGGCCCTTATCAAGGAAAGATAACCCTGAGATCCATGATCAGTTTTTGACACTATCTAGAGAAGTGCAAGAACGACAGTTTGTTGTAGAGTTGGCAAAAAAGAAAATCAAAGGATTCGCTTCCAAAGAAGGTAAGGAACGTTTTCAAGGCTTAATGAAGGTGACCAAGGATCTTTTGAGGCGAGATGAAAGCGAATTGGCCTCCTTTAAGGAGAATATGGACAAGATGCATATCAATAAGGGATCGTTCGTAGATATGTTAGAGTCTAAACTGAAAACACAGCAAGAGAAAGTAGCAATTAAGCGGTCCATTCTTAAAGATATTCAGGCCAAAATCAAATAATCTTTCCTCTTCTCAATCAATTCTGGAAACAAAGCAAAAGAGATTTGCGTTTTTGCTTGAGAATTTATAATATAAAATTCCATAATTCGTAATAATTTTTATATTATCGCGGATATATGAAAAGTCGGTGTGAAATTCGGTTTTACTCGACGAAATTTAGGAACCACTAAAATAAGGGATGTAATATGTATTGGACATTAGAATTGGCGTCATACCTGGAAGATGCTCCTTGGCCTGCTTCAAAAGATGAGTTGATAGATTACTCAATTCGTTCTGGAGCTCCATTGGAAGTAGTTGAGAACCTTCAGGAATTAGAAGATGATGGTCAGCCCTTCGAGAACATTGAAGAGATATGGCCTGATTATCCAACTAAAGAAGATTTCTTCTTTAATGAGGACGAGTATTAAGAGATAATCACGTTCAGAAAGATATAAATGCCTAACGACAATAGTTGTTGGGCATTATTGTTTGTGGTGTTTCAGAAGTGCTTCTGCTATCACTAAATCTTCGGGGGTTGTCACTTTGATGTTTGCATAGTCCCCTTCTACCAGATGAATTTTTCTTCCATCTGCTTCCGCTACGCTGGCATCATCAGTAAATGCGTTCCCTTGGGCTTTATCAAAAGCCAATTTGATCAAATCCAGTCTGAAGGTTTGAGGCGTTTGTATAGCTAGGTAGGAGGACCTGTCCACTGCTTGGTTTTCTCCAGCGACCATAGTCCTCAATGAGTCCTTGAGTGCAACAGCAGCGATACCATTTCCATTCTTTTCTGCAGATTCAAAAGTTCTGGCGATGACTTGAGGAGATACCAATGGTCTAGCGCCATCATGTATAGCTACCAATCCTTCCTGGTCAATAATTGATGATAGACCATTCTGTACAGAGTCAAATCTTGTGTCGCCTCCCTGGATGGTCATGTGTGGGATATTGCACTGGTGTTCCTTTTTTAATAGCTCCCAGGTATCAGAGTGCGTTTCGGGCAGCACAACGATCAGTTCCATCTCAGAATCAAAGAGGTGAAAGGCTTCCAAAGTATGCAAGAGAATGGGCTTGCCGGAAAGTACAAGGAATTGCTTGGGCAGCTCAGATTGCATTCGGCTGCCTGATCCTCCAGCTACTATGATGGCGTACTTTTTCATGTATCGAATGTCGAAAGGTCAAAAAAAATGCTCCGATTAGAATCGGAGCAAGTTCTTTAGATAATCAGCATGGCGTCACCATAACTGAAGAATCGATATTTTTCTTTGATGGCCTCCTGATAGGCGTCCATGATCAACTCATAGCCTCCAAAAGCTGCTGCGTTCATTAGCAGCGTAGATTCTGGAAGGTGGAAGTTGGTCAATAATGACTTCACTATTTTAGTTTCGTAAGGAGGGAAGATGAATTTGTCAGTCCATCCTTCGTTTGGTTTCAAACGATCATTGGCAGATACAGAAGATTCTAGTGCTCTAAGCACCGTAGTTCCCACTGCACATACATTTTTCTTTTCATCTAGTACCTTATTAACTATTTCCGCAGTTGGTTCAGGAACGATGAAGTTCTCTGAGTCCATTTTGTGTTTAGTCAAATCCTCTACATCTACAGGTCTGAAAGTACCAAGACCTAAATGCAAAGTGATAGGGCTTACATCAACTCCCTGTAACTCTAATCTCTTCAATACCTGCATAGTGAAGTGAATACCGGCAGTCGGTGCTGCTACAGCTCCGATTTTGTCTGCGTAGATCGTTTGGAAACGCTCTCTGTCTTCTTCTTCTGTTTTTCTAGCGATTTCTTTCGGTAGGGGAGTTTCACCTAACTCATCGATAGTTTTATAGAATTCTTCATCTGTTCCATCAAAAAGGAATCGGATGGTTCTACCTCTGGAAGTAGTATTGTCAATTACCTCAGCAACCAGGTCTCCCTCGCCGAAGTACAATTTATTGCCTACACGGATTTTTCTAGCTGGATCTACCAACACATCCCATAGGTGCAATTCTTTGTTGAGTTCTCTTAATAGAAAGACTTCAATCTTAGCTCCAGTCTTTTCCTTGTTACCATAAAGTCTGGCTGGGAACACTTTAGTGTCATTGATGATAACACTATCACCCTCATCAAAATACTCGATAAAATCCTTGAAAATCTTGTGCTCTATTTTACCCGAGTCTTTGTGGACTACCATCATTCTGGATTCGTCACGATTTTCGGTTGGATATAGAGCTAGTAGCCCTGGTGGCAGGTCAAATTTAAATTCGGATAATTTCATTCGCTAATTTTTTTTGGATTGGAACCCGTATTGAATATTCTCTGAGAAATATTTAGAATCATTCAAATTCAATTGATTATGAACAAACGCAATCTACGCTCATTCTAAAATGAGAGGGCAAAACTACTAATAAAATTTAGGATTTTAGGCTTGTCGGGGCGTTAATTATTTTGTAAACAAGAAAGGGCATCCAAGTGAATGCCCTTTCT
This is a stretch of genomic DNA from Reichenbachiella ulvae. It encodes these proteins:
- the ettA gene encoding energy-dependent translational throttle protein EttA; translated protein: MSDEKVIFSMAGVSKIYPPQKQVLKNIYLSFFYGAKIGVLGLNGSGKSSLLRIIAGVDKEYRGEVVFSEGYTIGLLEQEPKLDPNKSVLECVQEGVQETMDLLAQFEEINLKFADPAVLDDPDAMDKLMADQAKVQEQLDNLNAWELDSRLERAMDALRTPPADAKIENLSGGEKRRVALCRLLLQEPDVLLLDEPTNHLDAESVHWLEQHLNQYKGTVIAVTHDRYFLDNVAGWILELDRGEGIPWKGNYSSWLEQKQKRLEQEEKTESKRQKTLQRELEWVRMAPKGRQAKAKARLSAYDKLAGQDAAEREAKLELYIPAGERLGSKVIEAENVSKSFGDKLLYENLNFSLPQGGIVGIVGPNGAGKTTLFNMITGKETPDTGTFDIGPTVKIAYVDQEHDNLDPDKTVWETISDGNELIDLGGRQINSRAYVSKFNFGGGDQGKKVGNLSGGERNRVHLAMTLKQGANLLLLDEPTNDLDVNTLRALEEGLDNFAGCAVIISHDRWFLDRVCTHTLAFEGDSQVAFFEGSFSEYEEAKIKRLGQTEPKRIKYKKLQ
- a CDS encoding DUF349 domain-containing protein; protein product: MDIPFGHIEDGKLFRNAVGDFEEIELKMLEGNSTDDSVAHYKERFDKLESKFQVVEKKINNSGNKGSFLSSLLNIQSQLGAHEGLGDYQGLNDRIQQYVNMLEDYVAKNRQKNTDIKTALLLELEAILANNDIEEAFEQIKDLKARWIKTGSPNEEVKEELESKFKEGVDGFFAKRNAFDDDKKELIDARIAEYQTIIDKIKAIIKSKKLSQSFDEVKALQAEWKEIGRIPEETFKKLNEEYWQQCKSYYDQRKKGQKEASKNRDKSRKESLAQRKEVLAKLESLKEESLLSEKAPKVKSIQAEWKKCGPLSRKDNPEIHDQFLTLSREVQERQFVVELAKKKIKGFASKEGKERFQGLMKVTKDLLRRDESELASFKENMDKMHINKGSFVDMLESKLKTQQEKVAIKRSILKDIQAKIK
- a CDS encoding DUF2795 domain-containing protein — encoded protein: MYWTLELASYLEDAPWPASKDELIDYSIRSGAPLEVVENLQELEDDGQPFENIEEIWPDYPTKEDFFFNEDEY
- a CDS encoding 2-C-methyl-D-erythritol 4-phosphate cytidylyltransferase, with protein sequence MKKYAIIVAGGSGSRMQSELPKQFLVLSGKPILLHTLEAFHLFDSEMELIVVLPETHSDTWELLKKEHQCNIPHMTIQGGDTRFDSVQNGLSSIIDQEGLVAIHDGARPLVSPQVIARTFESAEKNGNGIAAVALKDSLRTMVAGENQAVDRSSYLAIQTPQTFRLDLIKLAFDKAQGNAFTDDASVAEADGRKIHLVEGDYANIKVTTPEDLVIAEALLKHHKQ
- the queA gene encoding tRNA preQ1(34) S-adenosylmethionine ribosyltransferase-isomerase QueA; its protein translation is MKLSEFKFDLPPGLLALYPTENRDESRMMVVHKDSGKIEHKIFKDFIEYFDEGDSVIINDTKVFPARLYGNKEKTGAKIEVFLLRELNKELHLWDVLVDPARKIRVGNKLYFGEGDLVAEVIDNTTSRGRTIRFLFDGTDEEFYKTIDELGETPLPKEIARKTEEEDRERFQTIYADKIGAVAAPTAGIHFTMQVLKRLELQGVDVSPITLHLGLGTFRPVDVEDLTKHKMDSENFIVPEPTAEIVNKVLDEKKNVCAVGTTVLRALESSVSANDRLKPNEGWTDKFIFPPYETKIVKSLLTNFHLPESTLLMNAAAFGGYELIMDAYQEAIKEKYRFFSYGDAMLII